Within Tribolium castaneum strain GA2 chromosome 10, icTriCast1.1, whole genome shotgun sequence, the genomic segment CGATGGGAAGGGACCTTTTGTGATTCTAGTACAAAGAAATCAGAATCTGTCGACAAAGGAAAAATGAAAGACAACTGtcattaaataattgttggtGTAAGGAAAAATCTTGAAGCAGGGAAATATTGATTTGGGTTTTTGCTCaagtaaaactattaaaaaatctaagtAATTACTCTGTCATTTTCAGTTGTAGTCAGCTTTAGTAATTAATCATTCAACTGTGACgagttatttttaagtttcgtgCTTATTTCATGAAAATGTGTTAGATTAATAACAAGTAACTATGAGCATGTCGCTACACTAATTTAGGGCcaagtaattttatttaaagacaAAGTGGCTAAAATTGGCTGCAATTCGCCAATAAAATCTGCTTTACGTTGGACGATAATACACGGAGCGCTGGTGTAACTGCTTCTGCAATAGGAGCAAACATCTCAAAGTTCTAAGAGTTTAGGTATTCCCTGACATTAGTGACCCGGATTTAAAGTTATCCCCTGATAAACGAGATTACGATGAACATATAAAACCACCTGGATGCTCCCCACTATCGTTAAGGAAAGCTAGTTTTTTGCGCATCTAAGTGCAAGAAGAAAAATACTCACCAATTAGGTGAGATATcgtttgaaatttgttttactTGAGCGGAGCACAGAGGAAGTAGCGGTGCACTTTCCACTGTTGCATTTTCAAGATTGCGCTATGATTTAAACTGCTGAAAGACTGAAACCAGCATATATCATGCCACAATCAcgttattatattatttgcGTGGTCTCATCGTCCCAGAGTCGTACCAAGACACGCTCTTCCTTACCTCAACTAATgacaacataaataaaatccTGAAGGAATATGAACACCACATCGATTTTTCTACTTTACGCTATTATGTCCCAGCGCACAAAggcattttcaaattaaattattcaacacTCGGCTTTGAATTAGCGCGCGTTTtggtattttattctctcatTAGGGGTTTGAAAACTTGAGGTGGGCTATTAATTGGACATATAATTGAAGCGATTTATTAGGGCTGAAACAAGGAACTGTCTTTGGTCTCCAAATCGAAAGAAGAACGCTACTTCCGGTGCGTCGGCGCATCGCGTGTTAGCATGTCTACAAATGAGCCAAAATGCTGATGtcgttttggttttttgaagCAATTTTATAATTGTTCTTTAATTACACGCCTCGTTAATGTCTGGAGCACGTCACGACAcgagcttttaatttttttaatagaatttaATCAAACCATTCATTTTTTCCAActcattcatttaattaagCAACTTAGCCAGGTCAcggaattaaataaaacccaAGTATTTTGTGGGAACGTTTATTTCACGTAGTTATAGTTACACTTATCTTAGCCTACAAGTTATATCACAATTTGGCATTCTACAAAacgtaataacaaaaataaaacaaggtaacaaaattatttaaaaacatcttataaTACTGGatgtaaacaattttagtCCGGCGGGTTTATGAAAATGAAGTAAATCTGGTTTTGATCGGGCCGCGATTGACGTAAACAATGTAATAATCAAGGGGTTGCGATTCACCAAAGTACACATTTATTTACTGGATTCATCGGCGTTCCTGCCGGACAGCCCCAAGCTTTGGCGAATTCCCGTGAATTAGAAAGGGTGCCAAGGACCCGAATGCGATTCGGACTGTGTACTCCGTCCACCAGCTTGCTCTTAAGGGCCCCTAGAGTGGAGTTCCCGCACCAGATCTGCACCcaagaaattgttttctgTTAATTGCGCCGACAAGTTTTGCCGAAATTACATTTTGATTCACAATCAGATTTGCGAAAAACCGTGACAAGATTTCCGATTCGGGTTCCGCTGGGAGAACCACGCTTAGCCGAAAagtattattaaattgtcaaaCCTGTGCAAAGCCGAGGAAAAACAATTGATCGGTTGTAACATCTGGGAGTCCTGGTAGCCGCTGATGCATGGAATTTGAAACCGCCTCGCGTCGTTTGTATCCTTCAAAGGCTGCGCGAAGGCCTCCATTATCCGCGATGTTCTCTCCTTGCGTGTTGTATCCTTGCACCTAGAAAATCGCCTTCGCCTAATTTTCCTTAATTATTCACACCGGGCTTAACACCCCTCCGGCGGGCAAGCGACTTAAAAATCAAACGGCTTCACCTACCAACGATGATTCTGCTAATTGAGATAACTTACCGGCTGAGTTAATAACgcgattaattaaattgatatCTACATTATTTCGGAAAATTGGTTTATTACTTAACCCATTAATTAACTTTATTGCCCCACtcagaaattaattattacgtAATCAGCGCGTCTTACTTACGTGGAACGCGTCTCCTAAATCTGGCATGGTGTAATTATTGTACTGGTTTATGATACACTGGACTTTTTGGTGGTAGTGGTTGAGAGTCGCAGCGGACCACCACTGTTTCAAGTTTCCGTGCTCGTCGTACCTCCGGcctaaagtaaaaaagtagagaaatcaaataaatttgggTGCAATTGGCACCTTGGTCATCAAACCCATGGGTGATTTCGTGTCCCATGATGGCCCCGATTGCGCCGTAGTCGATAGCTCTAAAAGATTAAATTCAATCGATAGTAATCCATCACGGAAGGTTTTAGcatattttaatcaaataatcTGTCAATATTTCGTTTTTTGGtcgattataaaaatattaggtGTGAACTCGGTTGAggtaatttgattaaaaagttaattcaataattttttgtctagacTTTGGCGCGACTTAATGGAAAGTCAATAAGGGGTAGTTGACAATGGTGAACGGCACATTGCGCCCCCTTTGTGATTTGTGGTAAACTCTGTGTAACTATTAACAGATGCAGGAGCAGATTCCTATCTGGCTTGCATATGTGGTACCGGAAGTCGTAATGAATGTGGGTATAGCCTGGCTTCCGCGTTACATATTCGGCCCGACTTATGACTCGATCATTTTAATGTGTCTCGAAGCGTGTCTGCAATAATCTGAAAGTCGATTTTAAGAAATCCGCCAGAGATTGCATATAAATGAAGCAAACAAGCACCGCGAACCGTTTATTAAGTTAGTTTACGATGCAAATGAATATTCTGTAGGTTACGCGCGATAGTGAAAGAACGGTATTGCTTTAATGTTTACTTACTCGATCCCGTTGCCGTAAAAAGGGGGCTTTAGTATTCCTGCTGGGAATGctggaaattattttacagATTTATTCCATAGTTTTTATTAGGAATGTAAAAAAGACTTACTGACAGAGTTCAGTGTCGCCGAATAAAATGCATTTACGGTCGTGGCGGAAGCCACCCATCTGCAGGAACAAAATGTAATGTGTGTTTACAATAAAACGAGCAGGCATTACCGATTGCGATCAGGCTTTTTGCGAATACTTTCCAAGTTTCTGCGGACGGCCGCGTTGGTTAAATTCAAGTAGGTCTCGAAGAGGTTGCCCTCGACTACGTGCGCCTGAAACAATTTTGTGAGTAACAAAATCACCAGATTATCGACCGCAAAAATAATCACATTTgcgaaaaaatgataattaaacAAAGCCGCACAACAATGTACTGTTATTAAACCGCATTTGTGCACAcggaaatattaaatttattgtcaTAAAACAATTATGATAAATGATGAAAGTCTGTGAGCAGCAAATGCggtgcaaattttaatttctaaatttaatgatgtttttattcaaatgcTCGAAAGTTGCGACAGTTCGGGAAAGATTCGCGCCTGATTGTTTTTCTGTTGACAATGGCAGTGTGGCACATACTTGTTTGTAATGTTTGTCAAGTTGTGTCGCATTCATAATCCATCCAGGGTACCCAACAAAGGCTCTGATTGCGTGCAGTTTAGTCAGCGTCTTTTCACGTGTGGTTGTATCCATCCAATCCAGTTCATGGACTGCATCTTCGAAAGCTTTTCTTATGTCCTCGAGCATTTCCAAGGCCTGGGTTTGAAATGAATGTGGGGGTTGTGATGCTTTTAAGCGAGTTTGTCGTAATCACGGAAAATCTTACCTTGTCGCGGTGGTTCTTATCGAAATGGGACTTGACGTAGAGGTAACTTAGCGCGAGGCCGAAATTAGCGTTAACGTTACTGGTGCATCCTTTCCATCTGGGAGTTCTGCTCTGGAGACCCAACAATTGTTGGGAAAATTCAAATCCCAGCGATCGGAACTTTGCTAAAGTAAGTGGGGCTACTGTTGAGAATACGCTCCACCACAGGAACCTCTCTAGTAATACAATTACACATATTACACGAATCCCTTAAGGAAACCACACATTTTCCAGACAAAACAACATTCATAAATGTCTCCACGCCAGATTTCATACAATACAACAAAGTTTCTCTGCTACGTTTTCCCATCAGAGAGAGAATCGTGGAACCAAATTTCAGCCAGTAAttgaataatataatatttgtCGACTTACCCAGGACAAGTTTATCGgaggtttttattaaatttgataatttctGCAAGTAGGGTAAGTCGAGCAGAATCGCCGTGTCCTTATGCGGATGCAACAACACGGTTGTGTCGTTAAAGACAATGTTTAGATATCGCGTCCAATTCACCTAAAATCAAACCAGCAAAACTACTACTTTGTAGTTGAGTTCGAACTGCGAACTAGTTCTAGTCTGATAACTTATTCAAAACCGAAACAGGTCAACATTTCACCTTAAGCCGATTTGAACAAACTCAAACTATGTTTCAATCTAGTTGAAAATTCCCACTTACAAATCTCCAAGACTCGTTGTCAATGCCTGGCCCATTCGCCAGTTCGATCAGATTGACTTCGTGAAAAAGGTGATTAGGGCTTCGCCTGGTTTCCGAGGGGGTCATGACCTAAACACCCAATGTTAATTTAGCCACTTTTCGCTACACGACACAATGTGATTTATATGACGTGTGTATTTGCATTCGGGTGTAGTATGTCGTCAGGCATTGCGTATTTGCTACAAAAACTAATTCGATTGTAATTGtgattaattcatttattattgAGATAAAAGCATATCATTGCAGTCCTGATGCACATTGCCAGCCGGATCAATCACAGCGAATTTCCAAAGTTCGGCTCAATTTTCACGTTCGGATTAAATTACCTTTGCTATTTGCGTACTGAAGTTTACAATGTCTTCCGCGAAATACTCAGCCTCTGTAAAGTTCGTATACGCTCTAAGCATCTGCGTGATGTACTTTTTATAGTTCTTTATTTCTGTTGAAAACTTCTCTGCTTGCAGCAAATATCTCTCACCGAATCCGGGAGAGACTTGCTCAATCTGAAATACAAGGTGGTCccgaattaaaacaaaaatcgcCTCGATACCAACCACAATTTTGTTAGCCGATGAGTTTCGCACATCCTCGGCCACGTTCATTCCTAGCAAGAGACTTATTCCCAGTAAACGTCTTGTCCTTGCAATTGTGAATAGCCAATCAAAATCCTCGTTAGCGTAATTATCAGGGGGAGTCGAAGATAATCCCACCACTTCGAGGATATGTTCAATTGGGGCGACCCCTTTCGACTCAAGAGTCACTGCAATAATTGGCTTAAAGTGTAAAATCGCCTCGTGAGTCGAAAATAACAAAGCCATTAGCTTCCCGGAGTGATGTTTTTTCTAATGCAAAACTTACGATCCCGCGTTTACTGTTAAAagctttttaataattgataaaatgGAATCTACCGTAAAAGGGTTATTTAGCAAAAGACTGTAAAAGCGTTAGAGCAgaagattttattaaattttctctcACCTGTATCCATGCAAATTCTGTACAGGGCTCGCGCTTTTCTTATTCCTTCTATTTCGGAGAAATTACCATTATTAATTTCATCACTCCGCTCAAGCAGTTGTTTCATATTTTGCATTAGAGACTCCCGGAGTAAAGCTAGTCTATCCCATGTGGCTGTCCAGTCAGGAACAGGATTTGTGGTGATCCAGCCACCGCAtgaatattgataaaaatctGTGCAAGGGTCCGCACTCCGATCCATTGCACGCAGGATATTCGATGCTAAACAAAAAGTTTCGCCCATTTAGTTTGTTGTTTGTGCCATATTTAAAAGTTCTCACAAAACGCCGGACATGGACCGAAATCAATACGTGTGAAATAATGCGAAACGCCTCATTTTTGGGGCAAAACAAGGGTATTGTGCTTTTTCGAGagaattttctcaaaattagaaGCCAAAAAAGGTCTTTgtcaaaaaacgcaaatttaaTCTGGAAAATCCGATTACATTTAGTTATTACAGCGTAATATCTCTTTTACTAGTAATCTTTTTTAGCTCACCGTCCATACTCGTTGCTTTTGTgtgttacaaattaatttataacagaTTAACGTCGTGTGAATCTAGCCAAGTTAATTTTCAATTAGCTGTGAGTAAATGGCTTTCATGTGTTATTTAAATGGCTTGTGCTCtttacaaagaaaaaagaCTGAACACGCGGAACTAAATAAAGAATAGGCCTTTGTATGTAACGCCTTTGATTGAAATGTTGTGAAGGGTcatctcatttttttaacccaACGACAGCAAATACAATTAGACTCAAGTAAAAATCGTCACGCTGTGGATACAGAAAAACGGAAAACTTTAACTGTCTCGTCCGAACTTCTCTAATACCTCtctatttaaagttttttgaggAACATACGACTCTGTCACGACGAACAAGAACAC encodes:
- the LOC659609 gene encoding neprilysin-4 isoform X2, with translation MRYKISVTNPSVGSNDSDTIGPGDRSFRFPLLIFLCVNLLLVLIAAIVLLKTPMLHNDKLCLSEQCINTASNILRAMDRSADPCTDFYQYSCGGWITTNPVPDWTATWDRLALLRESLMQNMKQLLERSDEINNGNFSEIEGIRKARALYRICMDTVTLESKGVAPIEHILEVVGLSSTPPDNYANEDFDWLFTIARTRRLLGISLLLGMNVAEDVRNSSANKIVIEQVSPGFGERYLLQAEKFSTEIKNYKKYITQMLRAYTNFTEAEYFAEDIVNFSTQIAKVMTPSETRRSPNHLFHEVNLIELANGPGIDNESWRFVNWTRYLNIVFNDTTVLLHPHKDTAILLDLPYLQKLSNLIKTSDKLVLERFLWWSVFSTVAPLTLAKFRSLGFEFSQQLLGLQSRTPRWKGCTSNVNANFGLALSYLYVKSHFDKNHRDKALEMLEDIRKAFEDAVHELDWMDTTTREKTLTKLHAIRAFVGYPGWIMNATQLDKHYKQAHVVEGNLFETYLNLTNAAVRRNLESIRKKPDRNRWVASATTVNAFYSATLNSVTFPAGILKPPFYGNGIEAIDYGAIGAIMGHEITHGFDDQGRRYDEHGNLKQWWSAATLNHYHQKVQCIINQYNNYTMPDLGDAFHVQGYNTQGENIADNGGLRAAFEGYKRREAVSNSMHQRLPGLPDVTTDQLFFLGFAQIWCGNSTLGALKSKLVDGVHSPNRIRVLGTLSNSREFAKAWGCPAGTPMNPVNKCVLW
- the LOC659609 gene encoding neprilysin-4 isoform X3 translates to MISVTNPSVGSNDSDTIGPGDRSFRFPLLIFLCVNLLLVLIAAIVLLKTPMLHNDKLCLSEQCINTASNILRAMDRSADPCTDFYQYSCGGWITTNPVPDWTATWDRLALLRESLMQNMKQLLERSDEINNGNFSEIEGIRKARALYRICMDTVTLESKGVAPIEHILEVVGLSSTPPDNYANEDFDWLFTIARTRRLLGISLLLGMNVAEDVRNSSANKIVIEQVSPGFGERYLLQAEKFSTEIKNYKKYITQMLRAYTNFTEAEYFAEDIVNFSTQIAKVMTPSETRRSPNHLFHEVNLIELANGPGIDNESWRFVNWTRYLNIVFNDTTVLLHPHKDTAILLDLPYLQKLSNLIKTSDKLVLERFLWWSVFSTVAPLTLAKFRSLGFEFSQQLLGLQSRTPRWKGCTSNVNANFGLALSYLYVKSHFDKNHRDKALEMLEDIRKAFEDAVHELDWMDTTTREKTLTKLHAIRAFVGYPGWIMNATQLDKHYKQAHVVEGNLFETYLNLTNAAVRRNLESIRKKPDRNRWVASATTVNAFYSATLNSVTFPAGILKPPFYGNGIEAIDYGAIGAIMGHEITHGFDDQGRRYDEHGNLKQWWSAATLNHYHQKVQCIINQYNNYTMPDLGDAFHVQGYNTQGENIADNGGLRAAFEGYKRREAVSNSMHQRLPGLPDVTTDQLFFLGFAQIWCGNSTLGALKSKLVDGVHSPNRIRVLGTLSNSREFAKAWGCPAGTPMNPVNKCVLW
- the LOC659609 gene encoding neprilysin-4 isoform X1, with amino-acid sequence MFVMHISVTNPSVGSNDSDTIGPGDRSFRFPLLIFLCVNLLLVLIAAIVLLKTPMLHNDKLCLSEQCINTASNILRAMDRSADPCTDFYQYSCGGWITTNPVPDWTATWDRLALLRESLMQNMKQLLERSDEINNGNFSEIEGIRKARALYRICMDTVTLESKGVAPIEHILEVVGLSSTPPDNYANEDFDWLFTIARTRRLLGISLLLGMNVAEDVRNSSANKIVIEQVSPGFGERYLLQAEKFSTEIKNYKKYITQMLRAYTNFTEAEYFAEDIVNFSTQIAKVMTPSETRRSPNHLFHEVNLIELANGPGIDNESWRFVNWTRYLNIVFNDTTVLLHPHKDTAILLDLPYLQKLSNLIKTSDKLVLERFLWWSVFSTVAPLTLAKFRSLGFEFSQQLLGLQSRTPRWKGCTSNVNANFGLALSYLYVKSHFDKNHRDKALEMLEDIRKAFEDAVHELDWMDTTTREKTLTKLHAIRAFVGYPGWIMNATQLDKHYKQAHVVEGNLFETYLNLTNAAVRRNLESIRKKPDRNRWVASATTVNAFYSATLNSVTFPAGILKPPFYGNGIEAIDYGAIGAIMGHEITHGFDDQGRRYDEHGNLKQWWSAATLNHYHQKVQCIINQYNNYTMPDLGDAFHVQGYNTQGENIADNGGLRAAFEGYKRREAVSNSMHQRLPGLPDVTTDQLFFLGFAQIWCGNSTLGALKSKLVDGVHSPNRIRVLGTLSNSREFAKAWGCPAGTPMNPVNKCVLW